From Hydractinia symbiolongicarpus strain clone_291-10 chromosome 12, HSymV2.1, whole genome shotgun sequence, one genomic window encodes:
- the LOC130621666 gene encoding cyclin-dependent kinase 5 activator 1-like, which yields MGAILTTPSKNARNEGLVEQNNNCQNEKSKPAPFKFHIVQECFPALAGKENKFFNEKVPSYWSKTKSDAKKRSKQKAEIYTQVSNHTKNKDIHQPITLIPPYDEKNKQTFPKCPPNPDRHFYGTLNLSETLKYIGCYVYLRCRNLEGLKPSIVVGWIRGIDRSLVLSGWQEMGFISQPNMVVVYMLLREVIPAKVRSISQLKAIMMSTLYMCYAYNGHEISYPLKPFLFDGDRTGFWSRCMEIINDHSDKLLRVNKEPKYYNDIQIELKTFGRSLERKDK from the coding sequence ATGGGTGCTATTTTGACGACGCCAAGTAAAAATGCACGTAATGAGGGCTTGGTAGAACAAAATAACAATTGCCAGAACGAGAAAAGCAAACCAGCCCCGTTTAAATTTCACATCGTTCAAGAATGCTTTCCTGCTTTAGCTGGAAAGGAAAACAAATTCTTCAACGAAAAAGTTCCATCCTATTGGTCGAAGACAAAGAGTGACGCGAAGAAAAGGTCGAAACAAAAGGCTGAAATATACACGCAAGTTAGCAAtcatacaaaaaacaaagataTTCATCAACCCATTACACTAATTCCACCATACGACGAAAAAAATAAGCAGACTTTTCCAAAATGTCCACCGAATCCCGATAGGCATTTTTATGGAACTTTAAACTTAAGCGAAACTTTGAAATATATTGGCTGTTATGTCTATCTGCGTTGTCGTAACTTGGAGGGTCTAAAACCCTCCATCGTTGTGGGTTGGATACGTGGTATTGACAGAAGTTTGGTACTTTCTGGATGGCAAGAAATGGGCTTTATTTCACAACCTAACATGGTTGTGGTGTACATGCTACTTCGAGAAGTGATACCAGCAAAGGTACGATCTATCTCGCAGCTAAAAGCTATAATGATGAGTACATTATACATGTGTTACGCGTACAATGGACATGAAATAAGCTATCCGCTGAAACCATTTTTATTCGATGGAGATCGCACTGGATTCTGGAGCCGTTGCATGGAAATTATAAATGATCATTCTGATAAGTTGTTGAGAGTAAATAAAGAACCAAAATATTATAACGATATCCAGATCGAACTAAAAACCTTCGGAAGAAGTTTGGAGAGAAAAGATAAATGA